From the genome of Luteibacter rhizovicinus DSM 16549:
CGACGAAGGCGAGCAGTTTGACCAGCGACTCCACCGCCACGGCGAGCATCAGGCCGTGATGGTGCTCGGTCGCATCGATGTTGCGCGTGCCGAACAGGATCGCAAACACGGCGAGCAGGGCGGCGCACCATAGCGCCGTGTCGCCGAACCACCAGGCCGAGTTGCCCGCGCCGAGCACGGCGAAGGACATGGCCACCGCTTTGAATTGCAACGCGATGTACGGAATGATCGCGACAACGGCGATGATCGCGACGAGGGCCGCGAGGCCATGCGACTTGCCGAAGCGCGCCGCGATGAAATCGGCAATGGACGTGATGTTGCGTTGTCGGGCAACCAGCACCAGGCGCTCGAGCAAGCCGAAGCCGAAGACGAACAGCAGCAACGGACCGAGATAGATCGGCAGGTAAGCCAGGCCCGATCGCGCCGCCGTGCCCACGGCGCCATAGAACGTCCATGAGGAACAATAGACGGCCAGGGCGAGGCTATAGACGAGCGGCCGCAACCTGGGCTGGCGAGGGTAGAGCGGCCGACGGTCGCCAACATAGGCAATAGCGAACAACATGCCGACATAGGCAAGCGCGACCAGCAGCAAAAGCCAGCCTGCGATCACGATGAGTGCTCCGCGTTCTGTACGACCCTGATTCTAGGGCCTCGCGCGAATAGAATGCGCAAATGACTTCGACCCTTGCCGATGTGCCACCGCTCGCCGATGACGAGATCCATGTCTGGCAGACCGCGTGGAGCGCCGACCGCGGCGAGCTGCCCTTCACATCCCTGCTGGCGGCGTATGCCGGCCCGGGCGCGCCCGCGGTGGTGCGTGGCGAACACGGGAAGCCGCATTTCCCGGGTGCCTTCGGCAGCCTTGGGTTCAACTGGTCCCACAGTGGCGAGAGGGCGTTGTTCGCCGTGGGCCGCGGTCGGGAAGGCTTCGAGATCGGTGTGGACGTCGAGCGCGTTCGGCCCAGGCCACGGGCGCTTGAGCTGGCGACACGCTTCTTTGCCCCCGACGAAACGGCCATGTTGGCATCGTTGCCG
Proteins encoded in this window:
- a CDS encoding 4'-phosphopantetheinyl transferase family protein, producing the protein MTSTLADVPPLADDEIHVWQTAWSADRGELPFTSLLAAYAGPGAPAVVRGEHGKPHFPGAFGSLGFNWSHSGERALFAVGRGREGFEIGVDVERVRPRPRALELATRFFAPDETAMLASLPEALRLRAFLRLWTAKEAVLKANGGGLSYGLHRVAFRLDDASVVPVAFEGEIGPASAWGIDALDMGDDCLAAVAWRGSERRIRVFTYAL